Genomic window (Lewinellaceae bacterium):
CAATGAAAGGCTTCGGCGCCATGGTGCGCACCATGACCGGCATTCCGCTGGATAAAGGCATGGACGAACTGGAAACTCTTTTTGACAAGCTGGAGCGCATACAAAAGGTGATGCAAGACCCGGAGGTGTGCTCCATCCGGATCGTAGTCAACCCCGAACGCATGGTCGTCAAGGAGGCCAAACGGGCCTATTCTTACCTGCAGCTGTATGGTTACCATGTGGATGGGGTGATCGTCAACCGCATTTTTCCCGAAGAAGCCGGAAAGGGGGGGTTCGAAAGATACCTGGTTTCTCAGCAGGAATACCTTAAAGAAATCAGAAGCTCTTTCGAGCCGCTGCCCATTTTTGAAGTGATGCACCAGGGGCAGGAAGTCTTCGGGACAACGTTGCTGGAAACAATCGGCCAGGCCATCTACCAGGATACCGATCCGGCAGCTATCCTCTACCAGGACACCCCCTTTGAAATCAAAGAAGAAAAAGACGGTTACCTGGCCCGCATAAAACTGCCCTTTGTCGAGGAAGGCGCTATTAGCCTGAAGAAATTCGGCGATGAACTGGTCATTAGCCTGGGCAACCAGCGGAGGTCCATCTTTCTGCCTCGCTTTGCCAATTATCTGCAACTGGAGCGCTATGAGTTCAAAGAGCCCTGGCTGGAAATCCATCTGGTGCGGTGAGATTAAGCATTCCCATTTTCTGATAGATTGACTTTGGCGTCGAATTATCTTAACTTGCAGGCCTATGTCAAAACCGGGCAGATATCATATCTTCGAACCAGCTCAGCTCAGAGGGCTGCTTTTTCTCTTTGCCGCTCTGCTGCTGTTGGGTATGGGCCAGGTTTTTAAACAAGGGCATCCTCACAACCCGGAAGCGGCCTCCATTGCTTTTCAGGCGCACACTCAGGCCTGCCATGCAGCCTTGTTGGCCGACAAGCCTCTTTCCAGAAAAGATACCCGCCACTCTTTTCAAAATACCAGTGATGGCGGGCTTTTCACCGCTTTTTCTCCCATTTCTTCTTCTCGTGATTCCCTCCTCTCCGGACAGGTTTCAGAGACTGCCGGCTTTACACCCCATGTAAAACGCTGCATTCTGTTTTCCTGTTTGAGAATGGGGGACCCTCCAGTGGTATAAGGAGGCGGACAGTATTAATTTGAGTATTACATCTCTACTTCCCACTTAAAATCGAAGCAGATTGTCCTCCCTTGGGGAGCCTGTCCCGGCGCAATGCCGGGAAG
Coding sequences:
- a CDS encoding ArsA family ATPase: MRIILFTGKGGVGKTTLSAATALHAARRGVKTLVLSTDPAHSLSDAIDQELGPEPREIAPNLYAQEFDVYYSMKKHWESVRQLMLAVFKFQGVKNVVAEELSALPGMEEASAFLWLEEYYRRKEYELIIIDSAPTGETLSLLSLPQVTQSWVLKAFPGQRFAMKGFGAMVRTMTGIPLDKGMDELETLFDKLERIQKVMQDPEVCSIRIVVNPERMVVKEAKRAYSYLQLYGYHVDGVIVNRIFPEEAGKGGFERYLVSQQEYLKEIRSSFEPLPIFEVMHQGQEVFGTTLLETIGQAIYQDTDPAAILYQDTPFEIKEEKDGYLARIKLPFVEEGAISLKKFGDELVISLGNQRRSIFLPRFANYLQLERYEFKEPWLEIHLVR